Proteins encoded within one genomic window of SAR324 cluster bacterium:
- a CDS encoding cyclic nucleotide-binding domain-containing protein, which produces MKTIQKLATSFNLQSDELIASLMLFIYSFLIGTTKVFSLVSSQTIFLERYPAEDLSYVYILTALCSVLIGSVYLRISLKVSVASLVTGNLILMGLVTLMLRMLLDWIPERWPAMAIAVWYQIVFVQTNLAFWSVASSVLDIRQGKRLFSLISNGSTIAALLGGAISGILSRWAGVSNLLVLAGVSILLAAMFPLFLKKQIQNKKTTSSKKERTGSSVTHGYRIYILLIVVYYFSSNFLYTFVDNGFNAAAQIRYSATELATFFGYFSAVSAALALVIRSFVAGKLIQKFGVIVGIIAIPLSILGFMIPAVFGGELTGMLFAMMTLSKLSDKVFRGVQSSSMTTLFQPMMTLGERVQVLMRSMIEPLAIGSSGVCLWLLHNHVNPDLVDLAWFCVGFALLTIVACVMIQRNYVLILAQTVTRRHASLQGLSLNDSETIVLLEQELRSPNAENVVYALDMLEQMDSEKLPDYLSLLLAHPQTAVRQQVYDLIEKYHMESLWDLLEQQTRLETDETLQGVLLRVRCVLREEGMLTAIHCLHHESPLIRKWAVIGLLRSGSIEGIVHAGSFLMNDLESKSATDRARVAEIIGESGISGFYRPILKLLNDPENEVRKLALIAAGKLNNPLLWNSVIQNLAIPQLTGLATTVLIHAGDEACESLIERFSHDHNQPLMLSHLVRVAGLMHSERVTGFLAEKLYSEDEDIRHLILQALWKQRFQANPSQIVLIKNMIRDEIKDAAWTLGAIEDVHQEQDAWFLTEALTREVMSNRKHIFVLLSFILDATLIRNIHDSYFHGNERKQAYALELLESQLPGELKEQIMPVLENKPLESILRQIRQQHHITSEGFHGRLETILTRSDQWTTTWTKCCVIYYVGKYQLSQLVQALASFLEHNHEEMLLETTLWAIHQLDPIHAAVFCHTDVVLQTPRLKLIAEQLEQGQSVLLTFEKIMELKQVPMFQHVTESNLLDVIHSLEELTYPEGVTLFNKGDEGDCLYIIRSGSVKIHEGPRLITTRTSTHLIGEFAVLSSIPRTASVTTLEPTSVFRLNQDSLFQLLTENMEAARGLIQSICKKLQQD; this is translated from the coding sequence ATGAAAACCATACAAAAACTGGCCACATCCTTCAATCTTCAGTCTGATGAACTGATTGCCTCGTTGATGCTGTTCATCTACTCATTTCTGATTGGAACCACCAAGGTTTTTAGTCTGGTCTCCTCCCAGACTATTTTTCTGGAACGTTATCCCGCAGAAGATTTGTCTTATGTCTATATCCTGACGGCCCTTTGCTCTGTTCTTATCGGTAGTGTTTATCTGCGAATCAGTCTGAAAGTTTCTGTGGCATCCCTCGTCACCGGAAATCTGATACTGATGGGGCTGGTGACATTGATGCTCCGTATGCTACTGGACTGGATTCCTGAAAGGTGGCCCGCCATGGCCATCGCGGTGTGGTATCAGATTGTCTTTGTGCAGACCAATCTTGCGTTCTGGAGCGTTGCATCGAGTGTGCTGGATATTCGTCAGGGGAAACGGCTGTTTTCACTGATCTCGAATGGAAGCACCATTGCCGCCCTGCTAGGCGGGGCCATATCCGGGATACTGTCTCGATGGGCAGGTGTGAGCAATCTGCTTGTTCTTGCTGGCGTTTCCATCCTTCTGGCCGCGATGTTCCCACTGTTTCTGAAAAAACAGATTCAGAACAAAAAAACGACTTCCTCCAAAAAAGAACGAACAGGATCTTCCGTAACACATGGTTACAGAATTTATATTCTGTTGATCGTGGTTTATTATTTTTCAAGTAATTTCCTTTACACCTTTGTGGACAATGGTTTCAACGCGGCGGCACAAATCCGGTATTCAGCCACTGAACTGGCCACGTTTTTCGGCTATTTCTCAGCCGTCAGCGCGGCTCTGGCGCTTGTCATCCGTTCCTTTGTCGCTGGTAAATTGATCCAGAAATTTGGTGTCATTGTGGGAATCATCGCCATTCCCCTTTCCATTCTGGGTTTTATGATCCCGGCCGTGTTTGGTGGTGAACTCACAGGGATGTTGTTTGCCATGATGACGCTGTCCAAGCTTTCAGACAAAGTATTTCGAGGTGTGCAATCCTCCTCAATGACCACGTTGTTTCAACCCATGATGACCCTTGGTGAGAGGGTTCAGGTGTTGATGCGGAGCATGATTGAGCCCTTGGCCATCGGCAGTTCCGGAGTTTGTCTGTGGTTGTTGCATAACCACGTGAACCCGGATCTGGTGGATTTAGCATGGTTCTGTGTGGGCTTTGCGCTGTTGACGATCGTGGCCTGTGTCATGATTCAACGGAATTATGTGTTGATCCTGGCACAAACGGTCACACGTCGACATGCCAGCCTGCAGGGGTTGTCGCTGAATGACAGTGAAACGATTGTTCTGCTCGAACAGGAACTTCGAAGCCCCAATGCGGAAAATGTGGTTTACGCACTGGATATGCTCGAACAGATGGATTCTGAAAAACTACCGGATTATCTGTCTCTTCTGCTGGCACACCCGCAAACCGCTGTCAGGCAACAGGTGTATGATCTGATTGAAAAATATCACATGGAATCACTTTGGGATCTGCTGGAACAACAAACCCGTCTGGAAACCGATGAAACCTTGCAGGGTGTTTTGCTCAGAGTCCGTTGCGTGCTTCGGGAAGAAGGCATGCTCACGGCGATTCACTGCTTGCACCATGAGTCACCACTTATTCGAAAGTGGGCTGTTATTGGATTGCTACGTTCCGGTTCGATAGAAGGAATTGTACACGCAGGATCATTCCTCATGAATGATCTGGAATCCAAATCAGCAACAGACAGAGCCAGGGTCGCTGAAATTATTGGTGAATCGGGGATCTCTGGATTTTATCGTCCGATTCTCAAACTTCTGAATGATCCTGAGAATGAAGTGCGAAAGCTGGCGCTGATTGCCGCGGGTAAACTCAACAATCCACTGTTGTGGAACAGTGTGATCCAGAATCTTGCAATCCCGCAACTGACAGGTCTTGCAACGACTGTTCTGATTCATGCCGGTGATGAGGCGTGCGAAAGTCTGATTGAGCGTTTTTCACATGATCATAATCAACCGCTTATGCTGAGTCATCTGGTCCGGGTTGCCGGTTTGATGCACTCAGAACGTGTGACAGGGTTTCTGGCAGAAAAACTATATTCTGAGGATGAGGATATCCGGCATCTTATTTTACAGGCACTTTGGAAACAACGCTTTCAGGCAAATCCTTCACAGATCGTCCTGATCAAAAACATGATCAGGGATGAAATCAAGGATGCCGCATGGACGTTGGGCGCCATTGAGGATGTGCATCAGGAACAGGACGCATGGTTTCTGACAGAGGCCTTAACCCGCGAAGTAATGTCCAATCGCAAACATATTTTTGTGCTGTTGTCCTTTATTCTGGACGCGACACTTATCAGAAATATCCATGACAGTTATTTTCATGGAAATGAGCGAAAACAGGCTTATGCCCTGGAACTTCTGGAAAGCCAACTTCCCGGAGAACTGAAAGAACAGATCATGCCTGTGCTTGAGAATAAGCCACTGGAAAGCATACTACGTCAAATCAGACAACAGCATCACATCACCTCCGAAGGATTTCATGGACGACTGGAAACAATTCTGACACGTTCCGACCAATGGACAACAACCTGGACCAAATGCTGTGTGATTTATTATGTAGGAAAGTATCAGTTGTCTCAATTGGTGCAGGCCCTGGCATCGTTTCTGGAACATAATCATGAAGAAATGCTTCTGGAAACAACCTTATGGGCAATCCATCAACTGGACCCCATTCATGCCGCGGTTTTCTGTCATACAGATGTTGTGCTTCAAACGCCTCGTCTCAAACTGATCGCGGAGCAACTGGAACAAGGGCAGTCTGTCCTGTTGACCTTTGAAAAAATCATGGAACTCAAACAGGTGCCTATGTTCCAGCATGTGACAGAAAGCAATCTGCTGGATGTGATTCACTCTCTTGAAGAATTGACTTATCCCGAAGGTGTCACCCTGTTCAACAAGGGCGATGAGGGAGATTGCCTGTATATCATTCGCTCCGGATCGGTCAAGATCCATGAGGGACCGCGTCTGATTACAACCAGAACCAGCACTCATCTGATCGGTGAATTTGCTGTTTTGTCCTCGATTCCCCGAACGGCCTCTGTCACGACGCTGGAACCCACTTCAGTTTTCAGGTTGAATCAGGACAGTCTGTTCCAGTTATTGACCGAAAACATGGAGGCGGCCCGGGGGCTGATCCAGAGTATTTGTAAAAAACTTCAACAAGACTGA
- a CDS encoding ABC transporter permease: protein MSTLILALKSLYNRRVTALLTLSAIALSVTLLLGVERIRQGARESFSNTISKTDLIVGARSGPVQLLLYSVFRIGDATNNISWKSYRELASRPEVAWTVPISLGDSHHGFRVMGTNQDYFKYYRYSRERSLELAEGAVFENVFDAVLGADVAREMGYRPGQKIVLTHGIGEVGFLNHEDKPFQVVGILEKTGTPVDRTIHVSLEGIEAMHVDWQSGAPPVSGEEISVDQVLRMKLEPKNITAFLVGVKSKILTFRLQRDINEYREEPLLAILPGVALQQLWSLVGMAETALRTISAFVVLIGLFGMLTNILTSLNERRREMAILRSVGARPIHIFVLLVSEAGLLCVLGCLLGVLLLYLLLLLVLPLIEQRMGFFIPLSLLSLYDVAILCLVTGSGLLMGGIPAWRAYRQSLIDGLTIRL from the coding sequence ATGTCAACCCTGATCCTTGCTTTGAAAAGTCTCTATAACAGGCGGGTGACTGCCCTGTTGACCTTGTCAGCCATCGCGCTGAGTGTGACGCTTCTGTTGGGGGTGGAACGCATCCGCCAGGGCGCTCGTGAAAGTTTTTCCAACACTATTTCTAAAACGGATCTGATTGTGGGCGCACGAAGCGGTCCTGTCCAACTGCTGCTGTATTCTGTCTTCAGAATCGGGGATGCCACCAACAATATTTCCTGGAAAAGTTACCGTGAACTGGCCTCACGACCTGAAGTCGCGTGGACTGTCCCGATTTCTCTTGGTGACTCGCATCATGGATTCCGGGTGATGGGAACCAATCAGGATTATTTCAAATACTATCGCTACAGTCGGGAACGCTCGCTGGAATTGGCGGAAGGTGCCGTGTTTGAGAATGTATTCGATGCCGTACTCGGAGCTGATGTGGCCCGGGAAATGGGTTATCGTCCGGGACAAAAGATAGTGCTCACACACGGAATTGGTGAAGTGGGTTTTTTAAATCATGAAGACAAACCCTTTCAGGTCGTGGGAATTCTGGAAAAAACCGGAACCCCGGTGGACCGCACCATTCATGTCAGTCTGGAAGGAATTGAGGCGATGCATGTGGATTGGCAATCCGGAGCACCGCCAGTTTCCGGTGAGGAAATTTCAGTCGATCAGGTACTCCGAATGAAACTGGAGCCCAAAAACATTACGGCCTTTCTGGTGGGAGTGAAATCGAAAATCCTCACTTTCCGTCTGCAACGGGACATCAATGAATACCGTGAAGAGCCACTGCTGGCCATTCTTCCCGGAGTGGCATTACAGCAGTTATGGAGTCTGGTGGGTATGGCGGAAACAGCGTTGAGAACGATTTCGGCGTTTGTGGTTCTTATTGGTTTATTCGGGATGCTGACCAACATTCTCACCTCGCTGAATGAACGAAGACGAGAAATGGCTATATTGCGATCCGTGGGTGCCCGTCCCATTCATATCTTTGTGTTGCTGGTCAGTGAAGCGGGTCTTCTGTGTGTGTTGGGATGCCTTCTTGGCGTGTTGCTACTTTATCTGTTGCTACTTCTGGTCTTGCCCCTGATTGAACAACGAATGGGGTTTTTTATCCCGTTGAGTCTGTTGTCGCTTTATGATGTGGCTATCCTGTGCCTGGTGACAGGCTCAGGTTTACTGATGGGCGGGATTCCCGCCTGGCGAGCCTATCGTCAATCACTGATTGACGGGTTGACCATCAGGTTGTGA
- a CDS encoding DUF2796 domain-containing protein has translation MKQWMLLAIVMTCIFSASSTGILKAEEQRQEEHRQQETHEHGIGELNVAMDDNQLMIELHTPGMNIVGFEYEPSTPEQKDAVRQANQTLENPGKMFDLSPKGKCRVVSAKSELIHSEHEEDADADHHSDHEEDADHQEEEGGHAEFHVNYQFDCASPEKITEIPVKIFQVFPNTQKLKLQLITPQHQSAQTLTPQAPVIRFIP, from the coding sequence ATGAAACAATGGATGCTTCTAGCTATCGTTATGACCTGCATTTTCTCAGCTTCATCAACAGGAATCTTAAAAGCCGAAGAACAGCGGCAGGAGGAACATCGGCAACAGGAAACGCATGAACATGGCATCGGCGAATTGAATGTCGCGATGGATGACAATCAATTGATGATAGAACTGCACACTCCGGGAATGAACATCGTTGGCTTTGAGTATGAACCGTCCACTCCTGAACAGAAAGACGCAGTGCGACAGGCTAACCAAACTCTGGAAAATCCCGGAAAGATGTTTGATCTTTCCCCCAAAGGGAAGTGCAGGGTGGTGTCCGCAAAGTCAGAACTGATCCATAGTGAACATGAAGAGGATGCGGATGCGGATCATCATAGTGACCATGAAGAGGATGCGGATCATCAGGAGGAAGAAGGCGGTCATGCTGAATTTCATGTGAATTACCAGTTTGACTGTGCGTCTCCGGAAAAAATTACAGAGATCCCTGTTAAAATATTTCAGGTATTTCCCAACACTCAAAAATTGAAGTTACAATTGATCACGCCACAGCATCAGTCGGCCCAAACCTTGACACCTCAAGCACCCGTCATCCGTTTTATTCCTTGA
- a CDS encoding redoxin domain-containing protein codes for MFSGKNFLFLMTLVLTTGCGDTMDDMLPSRTDHTVSEKQSVSSTSFWDQKLAGKFFTDAQGNVVSVEDLFSNHNAIVLYFTMWCPICNSHADHMRSQVAPHFPQARFVLVDYVSGSVADVHENMVSNGYAGNTFTTLADTHQQLLTSMEATMGTTIVIDSTHQLLMKEDYRDGTHLYEILESIP; via the coding sequence ATGTTTTCTGGTAAAAATTTTCTATTTCTTATGACTCTTGTTTTAACCACAGGCTGTGGCGACACTATGGATGATATGCTTCCCAGTCGAACAGACCACACTGTTTCTGAAAAACAGTCTGTTTCTTCCACTTCCTTCTGGGATCAGAAACTGGCAGGAAAGTTTTTTACGGATGCTCAGGGAAATGTGGTTTCAGTGGAAGATCTCTTTTCAAACCACAACGCCATTGTTCTGTATTTCACGATGTGGTGTCCGATTTGTAACAGTCATGCCGACCACATGCGCTCTCAGGTAGCACCACATTTTCCTCAAGCCCGTTTTGTTCTGGTGGATTATGTGTCAGGTTCTGTTGCGGATGTTCATGAAAATATGGTGTCCAATGGCTATGCCGGAAACACGTTTACCACGTTGGCAGACACGCATCAGCAGTTGTTAACCTCCATGGAGGCCACCATGGGCACAACCATTGTGATTGATTCAACACATCAACTTCTGATGAAAGAAGATTATCGGGATGGCACGCATCTGTATGAAATTCTGGAGAGTATTCCCTGA
- a CDS encoding cyclic nucleotide-binding domain-containing protein, with product MQLQKIFILQTCPAFSSIPGNLLSNMIPYLEEENYAEGEIIFKSGDVVQSMYIVIEGMVHLNKQGQNPVVVNRREIFGELAALSTEIMPYTAIAMEETHVFRLEQDDLYELMSEEPELARILLRTLTSKYMEHV from the coding sequence ATGCAACTTCAAAAAATATTTATTCTTCAAACCTGTCCGGCCTTCAGTTCCATTCCCGGCAATCTTCTGTCGAACATGATTCCTTATCTGGAAGAAGAAAACTATGCGGAAGGTGAAATAATTTTCAAAAGCGGAGATGTTGTACAATCGATGTATATTGTGATTGAGGGAATGGTGCATCTGAATAAACAGGGTCAAAACCCAGTTGTGGTGAATCGACGTGAGATTTTTGGAGAACTGGCCGCTCTATCCACTGAAATCATGCCATACACCGCCATTGCCATGGAAGAAACCCATGTCTTTCGCCTGGAACAGGATGATCTCTATGAATTGATGTCCGAAGAACCGGAGCTGGCCCGAATTCTGTTGAGAACCCTGACTTCAAAATATATGGAACACGTCTGA
- a CDS encoding ABC transporter substrate-binding protein, which translates to MKNKLILFLIAGVILSFSSLQAEEGVTPQKITFGSVLALKGKAQGLGQGMKDGLDAAFNGQKIKGRAIELLYENDFYEPPKAVEGTNALIQKGVFLMIGNVGTPTAGATLPILAEHNVPAVGFFTGAGLLRPAKGPAVNYRASYIQETAAVISEGIANGLNPSQVCAYVQNDAYGMSGITGVKLAMQKANAPKNMLDAYDAILNLTGDEPERNNIGPVGVYVRNTNEVRPGYDSLKAWEKKSGNKCKLVVTVGAYGNIAHFARHANAVNNEGWIVSAVSFTGADNFREDLEKYKATDRIIMTQVVPLLDSNLAIVKEAKSALGANFGFVSLEGYIVGKMTLKIFENMPGDLTRKGFLDQARKSKFDLGGIKIDFTGNGYQGSDLVVPSYLTASGYLPVDAAVWKKMLN; encoded by the coding sequence ATGAAAAACAAACTGATTTTATTCCTAATCGCTGGAGTCATTCTGTCATTTTCATCATTACAGGCTGAGGAAGGCGTCACACCTCAAAAAATTACCTTTGGTTCAGTTCTGGCTCTGAAAGGAAAAGCGCAGGGACTTGGGCAGGGCATGAAAGACGGGCTGGATGCCGCGTTCAATGGACAAAAAATCAAGGGGCGCGCCATTGAACTTCTTTATGAAAATGATTTTTATGAACCCCCCAAAGCTGTGGAAGGAACCAATGCGCTTATTCAAAAAGGTGTATTTCTGATGATCGGCAATGTCGGCACACCAACAGCGGGCGCCACGCTTCCCATTCTTGCTGAACATAATGTTCCAGCCGTAGGATTTTTTACCGGTGCGGGATTGCTAAGGCCGGCCAAAGGTCCGGCTGTTAATTATCGCGCCAGTTATATTCAGGAAACTGCCGCAGTGATCAGCGAAGGAATCGCCAACGGCTTAAACCCATCCCAAGTGTGTGCTTATGTCCAGAATGACGCTTATGGAATGTCTGGAATCACCGGAGTGAAACTGGCAATGCAAAAAGCCAATGCCCCCAAAAACATGCTTGACGCCTATGATGCTATCCTGAATCTGACAGGAGATGAACCGGAACGGAACAATATAGGCCCGGTCGGAGTCTATGTGCGAAATACCAATGAAGTTCGTCCGGGGTATGATTCCTTGAAAGCCTGGGAAAAAAAGAGCGGAAATAAATGCAAACTGGTGGTCACTGTGGGGGCCTATGGCAATATCGCTCATTTTGCCAGACATGCGAACGCCGTCAATAATGAAGGCTGGATCGTCTCAGCGGTTTCCTTCACAGGCGCGGATAATTTCCGGGAAGATCTGGAAAAATACAAGGCGACTGACAGAATTATCATGACCCAGGTTGTGCCACTGCTGGATTCTAATTTAGCCATTGTGAAAGAAGCCAAATCAGCGCTTGGAGCAAACTTTGGTTTCGTTTCACTGGAAGGGTATATCGTGGGAAAAATGACTCTTAAAATTTTTGAAAACATGCCAGGTGACTTGACGCGCAAAGGATTTTTGGATCAGGCCAGAAAATCAAAATTTGATCTGGGTGGAATTAAAATTGATTTCACTGGAAATGGCTATCAGGGTTCAGATCTGGTGGTTCCAAGTTATCTGACAGCCTCAGGTTATCTGCCTGTAGATGCCGCGGTTTGGAAAAAAATGCTGAATTAG
- a CDS encoding DUF3299 domain-containing protein — MKYIRIMLILTLLLGVGLTALAIPKLTIQWKMLQELNVKTGQATDALKNLRGKLVRLPGYIVPLEGDDNTVSQFLLVPTLGACIHVPPPPPNQIVMVNMQQAISSDFMFFPVWVTGAFHIEQKTNEIAEAGFFMEGKEVEPYNSNNPF, encoded by the coding sequence ATGAAATATATCCGTATCATGCTTATACTGACCCTTTTGCTGGGAGTTGGCTTAACCGCCCTGGCCATCCCCAAACTGACCATTCAGTGGAAAATGCTCCAGGAATTGAATGTCAAGACGGGCCAGGCCACTGACGCCCTTAAAAACCTGCGGGGAAAACTGGTTCGTCTGCCAGGCTATATTGTTCCGTTGGAGGGGGATGACAACACGGTGAGTCAATTTCTTCTGGTTCCCACTCTGGGAGCCTGTATCCATGTTCCGCCACCGCCACCTAACCAGATTGTGATGGTTAACATGCAACAGGCAATTTCCTCGGATTTTATGTTCTTTCCAGTTTGGGTGACTGGTGCATTTCATATTGAACAAAAAACCAATGAAATCGCTGAAGCCGGTTTTTTTATGGAAGGCAAAGAGGTCGAACCCTATAACAGCAATAATCCATTTTGA
- a CDS encoding methyltransferase domain-containing protein: MTTSALELPKLPSSLQFIVTAIETEQQMNTNRLAEIILEAKVQTDDLKPWSTFDHPAQDSYGRMLIHNGGFFEIMAMSWCPGDFSAIHDHGYTQWGCVQVYGNAEHSVFKLNDGKLRTVLRENVSPGSLLKVNHDLVHQLGNPVPEQFFYSLHIYGTPEQNPNITGDARVFDLEKKQILRVDGGMFYALPDDQIKRRETILEPDFMTWLRDRVELIKRVRRAQSAGRLLDRDLDQLIQECFSSKNWDWLMEDVNKFIDSEGCVTSVSSWKLIIWELRKFAELYDSLERTHDHKQKLMSVAQKLNNWMDTILNLDNANTETGTGAPVLFDIQQWDALKNLLLGIVNETRHVQDFNTWHDLREKLIRIAALQFNALIKDQKEEDRFHTYAELYDEIIGKPCLNDFMKQYFSFFIQKFGVDITTSSFLSIGCGTGVVEEHLLEIYQIPYENMLGVDISEAMVKEASRHIHAKACDFLEMEETSQWDITFTGLNVFQYMPSTMLDAAIEKSARLTKQGGYFIGDFITTDHVRWYPNVLFEEDVISLRNPRLVEKDQRMYQESEIINLSKMKGELRITYEGKHLRYLAPLQKIRKSFEKHFGANIQIYDAVTLDLLHADAETCPSTRYLVIAPKTTE; the protein is encoded by the coding sequence ATGACAACATCAGCCTTGGAACTCCCCAAACTACCTTCTTCACTCCAATTCATTGTCACTGCCATTGAAACAGAACAGCAAATGAACACCAATCGGCTGGCTGAAATCATCCTTGAAGCCAAAGTACAAACTGATGATCTCAAACCCTGGTCGACCTTTGATCATCCAGCGCAAGACAGTTATGGCCGCATGTTGATTCACAATGGCGGTTTTTTCGAGATCATGGCCATGTCCTGGTGCCCCGGTGATTTTTCAGCGATACACGATCATGGCTATACCCAGTGGGGCTGTGTTCAGGTTTATGGCAATGCGGAACACTCGGTATTCAAACTCAATGATGGAAAACTCAGAACCGTATTACGAGAAAATGTCTCTCCCGGATCACTGTTGAAAGTGAATCACGATCTTGTGCATCAATTGGGAAATCCGGTTCCAGAACAATTTTTCTATAGTTTACACATCTATGGAACACCTGAACAGAATCCGAATATCACAGGGGACGCCAGGGTTTTTGATCTTGAAAAAAAGCAGATTCTGCGGGTCGATGGCGGAATGTTCTATGCGCTGCCTGATGATCAGATCAAGCGACGCGAAACCATTCTCGAACCTGATTTCATGACCTGGTTGCGGGATCGTGTTGAGTTGATCAAACGGGTACGTAGAGCTCAATCAGCAGGACGGTTGCTGGACCGGGATCTCGACCAATTGATTCAGGAATGTTTTTCTTCAAAAAATTGGGATTGGTTGATGGAGGATGTCAACAAATTCATTGATTCCGAAGGGTGTGTGACCAGCGTTTCCTCATGGAAACTGATAATCTGGGAATTGAGGAAATTCGCTGAGCTATATGATTCCCTTGAAAGGACTCATGATCATAAGCAGAAACTCATGTCTGTTGCTCAAAAATTAAATAACTGGATGGATACCATCCTTAATTTGGATAACGCCAACACAGAAACAGGCACAGGCGCCCCTGTTCTATTTGACATCCAACAGTGGGATGCCCTCAAAAATCTGCTTCTGGGTATCGTCAACGAAACCCGCCATGTTCAGGATTTCAATACATGGCATGACCTCCGGGAAAAACTGATTCGGATTGCGGCCCTTCAATTCAATGCGTTGATCAAGGATCAGAAAGAGGAAGATCGTTTTCATACTTATGCGGAACTTTATGATGAGATCATCGGCAAACCCTGCCTGAATGACTTCATGAAACAATATTTCAGTTTTTTTATTCAGAAATTCGGGGTTGATATCACAACCTCCAGTTTTCTTTCAATCGGTTGTGGAACTGGCGTGGTGGAAGAACATTTACTGGAAATCTATCAAATTCCTTACGAAAACATGCTGGGTGTTGATATTTCAGAAGCCATGGTCAAAGAAGCCTCAAGGCATATCCACGCAAAAGCCTGTGATTTTCTGGAAATGGAGGAAACATCCCAATGGGATATTACCTTCACGGGTTTGAACGTTTTTCAATACATGCCATCAACCATGCTGGATGCCGCCATCGAAAAAAGTGCCCGACTCACAAAACAGGGCGGATATTTTATTGGAGATTTCATCACCACAGATCATGTGCGCTGGTATCCCAATGTTTTATTTGAAGAGGATGTGATTTCTCTCAGAAATCCGAGACTGGTAGAAAAAGATCAACGGATGTATCAGGAAAGTGAGATCATCAATCTCAGTAAAATGAAAGGAGAACTCCGTATCACGTATGAAGGCAAACATCTACGGTACCTGGCTCCCCTGCAAAAAATCCGAAAAAGCTTTGAAAAACATTTTGGCGCCAACATCCAGATATACGATGCTGTAACTCTGGATCTCCTTCATGCGGACGCTGAAACCTGCCCCTCCACCCGATACCTGGTCATTGCGCCCAAAACGACAGAATAA
- a CDS encoding ABC transporter ATP-binding protein, with product MDSSQPIIQLQNLQFYWKEPAQPTLDIPQFDIEREERVFIKGPSGSGKTTLLGLIGGVLQPQSGEITVLGQKLNELRGSRRDTFRAAHIGFIFQMFNLLPYLSVVENVLLSSRFSQNRKTRAITRSGNLVGEAERLLADLGMTGDKLLATPVTELSVGQQQRVAVARALLGSPEILIADEPTSALDADTRLAFLKLLFEECQQSKTTLIFVSHDSSLASQFDRTVILADLNRAARP from the coding sequence ATGGACTCTTCTCAGCCCATTATTCAATTACAAAACCTTCAGTTTTATTGGAAGGAACCCGCACAACCAACACTCGATATCCCGCAATTTGACATTGAACGGGAAGAGCGAGTTTTTATCAAAGGTCCCAGTGGAAGTGGAAAAACAACCTTGCTGGGACTGATTGGCGGAGTGTTACAGCCTCAGTCGGGAGAAATCACTGTATTGGGACAAAAACTGAATGAACTCAGAGGTTCACGCAGAGATACCTTTCGTGCCGCGCATATTGGTTTTATATTTCAGATGTTCAATCTTCTGCCCTATCTTTCTGTGGTGGAAAATGTACTGCTTTCCTCACGGTTTTCCCAGAATCGAAAGACCAGGGCGATCACACGTTCGGGAAATCTGGTTGGTGAAGCGGAAAGACTGCTGGCTGATCTGGGAATGACCGGAGATAAACTGCTGGCAACTCCTGTCACGGAACTGAGTGTCGGTCAACAACAACGGGTCGCTGTTGCCAGAGCGTTGCTGGGAAGTCCGGAAATTCTGATTGCCGATGAGCCCACCTCGGCTCTGGACGCGGATACCCGTCTGGCCTTTTTGAAATTGTTGTTTGAAGAATGTCAGCAATCCAAAACAACCCTGATTTTTGTCAGTCACGATTCTTCACTGGCATCCCAGTTTGATCGGACTGTGATTCTGGCGGATTTAAACCGGGCCGCACGACCTTAA